The segment CGATGAAGAAGCTGTCGCGCGCCGAGTTCGATCTCCGGCGCAACGAGATGCTGCAGGTCTGCACCTCCTGCCATGCCACCTCGTTCGCGCGCGAGTCGCTGGCCGACGCCGACGCCATCAAGCGCCAGACCGACCGGATGGTGGATCGCGCCGCCGAGATCGTCGAGGCGGTACATCGCGCCGGGGCCCTGCGGCCGCGTCCCGAGGAGCGCGCCCCCAATCCTGTGGAGGGAGCTGTCCTGGTGATGGGCACGCACCAGCTCTACGAAAACACTTCTCCCCTCGAGCAGCGCTTTTTCGAGATGGCGTCGTTCCATGCACCCACCGCCTGGAAGGGCGCTTATCACAGCTCTCCCGACCACACTCACTGGCTCGGCAACATGAAGGTGAAGGAAAGTCTGATCTACATCGAGGGGGAAGCCCGCCAGCTGTTGAACGGGGCGCCGCTTCCCGGAGACCGCGCTCCTTTCGAGAAGGCCCCCGCTCCTTTTTCCCCCACCTTCATCCCGCCCAGCGAAACGGGCGTCCCCTTCAAGACGGGAGCGAAATACCTGGGGGACCGCTACTGTGAAGGGTGCCACGAGGACATCTACCGCTCGTGGCGCAAGACCGATATGGCGGCCACTTTCAACTCGCT is part of the Candidatus Polarisedimenticolia bacterium genome and harbors:
- a CDS encoding cytochrome c family protein gives rise to the protein MKKLSRAEFDLRRNEMLQVCTSCHATSFARESLADADAIKRQTDRMVDRAAEIVEAVHRAGALRPRPEERAPNPVEGAVLVMGTHQLYENTSPLEQRFFEMASFHAPTAWKGAYHSSPDHTHWLGNMKVKESLIYIEGEARQLLNGAPLPGDRAPFEKAPAPFSPTFIPPSETGVPFKTGAKYLGDRYCEGCHEDIYRSWRKTDMAATFNSLYPGADRESKAKALNIDPDADFTNDATCFPCHTTGYGQPGGFVSFAKTPNRVGVQCEACHGPASEYMDHMVAGKGAHKSAGLVRADVRACVQCHHPSDPCPDDKYVFDYVAMKARGLHAMHAR